The stretch of DNA TAGTGGTGGGTCGGAAGCTAATGAAAGTGCCATTAAGCTAGCTAGGCAATTTCATAAGGATGCTGGAAGACCTGAAAAACACATTGTCATTGGTAGATGGCAATCCTATCACGGAAACACATTTGGATCCCTATCGGCGGGTGGAGATATAAAACGTCGTCAGGTTTATACACCGAATCTAATAAATTTCACCCATATTCACTCCCCCAATTGTAAGCGATGTCCATATCAAAGAGAGAAAGAGGACTGTGAAAATAAGAAAAATTGGTCCTGTGTTCGCGATATTGAAAGCGTTATCTTGGAGCTTGGGCCAGATAATGTCTCTGCCTTTATTGCTGAACCCATTGTAGGCAGTCAGCTAGGTGCTGTCAGTCCCCCTGAAGCCTATTTTAAAGAGATTCGAAAGATTTGCGATCAATACAATATTGTCCTCATAGTGGATGAAGTAATGACAGGCTTTGGGAGAACGGGGAAAGATTTTGCTATCCAACACTATGGAATTTCGCCTGACATTATGACGTTCGGAAAGGGCGTTTCTGCTGGTTATGCTCCCTTAGCAGGCATGGTTGTACATGATCGAATTGTTGGTAGTCTAATAGAGAACAGTAAGGGTAAGTTTGTTCATGGCTACACCTACAGCGGCCATCCCGTTTCTGTTGCAGCAGGTCTTTCTGTTTTAACTATTTATGAACGAGACGGGATTTTAAAAAAACGTCCAAGTTGTTGGAGATTATCTAAAACAACAGCTATTGGCCCTTAAAAAACGCTGTCCTATCATATTTGATGTGCGTGGAGAGGGGCTATTAGTAGGAATTGAATTAGCTGCTGATGGAGAAGTAGGAACACCTTTCCCAGAAAAGCTGCATGCTTCCGAACGGATTAATAATATCGCAATGGAGCTTGGTGCTGTATTTTACCCTGGTAGTGGATCGCTTAATGGAAATTTAGGAGACCATTTGTTAATATCTCCGCCGCTGACTGTAACATCGGATGAGGTCGACGGTATGGTAAAAATTCTTGAAAATTCCTTACAGATTTTTATAGAAGAATTAAAGGAGGAA from Bacillus sp. SLBN-46 encodes:
- a CDS encoding aminotransferase class III-fold pyridoxal phosphate-dependent enzyme, yielding MREEIEDYVFHRDFSKMYPIITHGKGIYLYDENGKRYMDACSGAVAANLGHGVEEIAEAMALQAKKAAFVHTMRFETEVLFKLAEKIAKLAPQSLNKVYFTSGGSEANESAIKLARQFHKDAGRPEKHIVIGRWQSYHGNTFGSLSAGGDIKRRQVYTPNLINFTHIHSPNCKRCPYQREKEDCENKKNWSCVRDIESVILELGPDNVSAFIAEPIVGSQLGAVSPPEAYFKEIRKICDQYNIVLIVDEVMTGFGRTGKDFAIQHYGISPDIMTFGKGVSAGYAPLAGMVVHDRIVGSLIENSKGKFVHGYTYSGHPVSVAAGLSVLTIYERDGILKKRPSCWRLSKTTAIGP